A single region of the Diadema setosum chromosome 14, eeDiaSeto1, whole genome shotgun sequence genome encodes:
- the LOC140237998 gene encoding putative nuclease HARBI1, which translates to MAAIFEAINLAARRRERVFRDRTHPFDVFSDSQMYKLYRFTRNGCMNIIDRLAGQLQPETQRNKALSPSLQVFVALRYYATGAVIDDTSCIHGVHLSTASRTIRKVTLALCEMKDEVIKFPETMAEVRAAQIGFYELAGFPNVVGAIDCTHVELHGAPLGDDEYVFVNRKGKHSINVQIVCDWKYKITNVVARWPGSTHDSRILRNSVLERRFREGELEGILVGDSGYRLQTWLMTPLRDPQTNAERAYNRAHCRTRIVIEQVNGQVKNKFRCLLGQGIQMAADRACDVIVACCVLYNVSKDLNEPQVQIEEDAPEEADDEEQDGHEATGTALRRDIINNYFS; encoded by the exons ATGGCGGCCATCTTTGAGGCAATAAACCTAGCTGCTCGGAGAAGAGAGCGCGTTTTTCGAGATCGAACGCACCCTTTTGATGTGTTTTCAGACAGCCAAATGTATAAGCTGTACAGATTTACAAGGAACGGTTGCATGAACATCATAGACCGTTTGGCTGGACAACTTCAACCAGAAACGCAGAGAAACAAGGCGCTTTCACCAAGCTTGCAAGTGTTTGTAGCGTTGCGGTATTATGCCACTGGAGCAGTGATTGACGACACGAGCTGCATCCATGGCGTACATCTGTCGACGGCGTCACGAACCATCAGGAAAGTCACCTTGGCTTTGTGTGAAATGAAGGATGAA GTGATCAAGTTTCCGGAAACAATGGCGGAGGTAAGGGCAGCCCAGATTGGTTTCTACGAACTTGCCGGATTCCCGAATGTCGTTGGGGCGATCGACTGCACACACGTCGAGCTCCATGGTGCTCCACTTGGCGACGACGAATATGTATTCGTCAACAGAAAAGGGAAGCATTCCATCAATGTGCAGATTGTATGTGACtggaaatacaaaataacaaatgtGGTGGCGAGGTGGCCGGGTTCCACACACGACAGCCGGATCTTGAGG AACAGTGTCCTGGAAAGGAGATTCAGAGAAGGGGAACTCGAAGGAATCCTTGTTGGAGACTCGGGGTATAGACTGCAAACTTGGCTCATGACTCCATTGCGAGACCCACAGACTAATGCTGAAAGGGCATACAACCG CGCACACTGCAGAACACGGATTGTGATAGAGCAGGTCAATGGACAGGTAAAGAATAAGTTCCGTTGCTTATTAGGACAGGGAATCCAAATGGCCGCTGACAGGGCATGTGATGTGATTGTAGCCTGTTGCGTGTTGTACAACGTAAGCAAGGACTTAAACGAACCTCAAGTACAGATTGAAGAGGATGCACCTGAAGAGGCTGATGACGAAGAGCAAGATGGACATGAAGCAACTGGAACAGCGCTCAGAAGAGATATCATCAACAACTACTTTTCATAA